A segment of the Leptolyngbya sp. NIES-3755 genome:
CTGCAATCAGTTCTTCAAAACTCTTGTCTCCAGGTTCGAGATTGAGATTTGCCATTCTATCGATCGGCGGTCGATTCCAAGAAGATGCCCGTGCACAAGAAACGCCTTTCACGCCTGTTCTCGCTTGACTTTCAAGGCTTCCAACTCCTCGTTGTAAAATACCTTCTTTGATCAAATATTCACGAGTTGCAGGTGCGCCAGTGTCATCAAAGTTATAGCTTGCAAACTCTCCAGAAACCGTTGGATCAAAAGTAATATTCATCAGCGGAGAACCGTAGACCAAATTACCAAAGTCTTTGAGTTTCACAAAGCTACCGCCTGCATAGTTCCGCTCATCGCCCAAAATACGATCGAGTTCCAACGGGTGCCCAACGCTCTCATGAATCTGGAGCAGCATTTGATCCGGTGCAAGAACCAGTGTCGTTGTCTCGCTCGGACAATCCTCAGCCGTCAGAAGTTCGATCGCTTGTGCTCCAATTTGTTGAACCCGCGCCCATAGATCTGGAGTAACGAAATACTCTAATCCGCCCTGATAACAGCTTGCAAGCCAACCATTATTCGATCGACGTTGTACCACGCCACCTGCTTGAGCCGTCGCAGAGTAGTCCGTCCCAATCCGAAAGAAATGCTGGTACACTTCCGATCCATTGCTGCTGACAAACCAAGTTTCTGCCTCAGTCGTCAATGCGGTCGCGCTCGTCTGCACAATTTGATCCGAGACTTTCAATTCGCGAGTAATCTTTGTCAGAATCTCGTTAATTTCACCTGGACTTAGCGCATCAAACGGTTTTGCCAGCGGAGAAACGTACTGTCCAACCACTTTCGGACGAGCAGAAATCGGAGTCGAGTAAATGTTCCATTCCGAAGCCGCGATCGCTTGACGATATGCCGTTTGTGCTGCTGCTCGAATGCCTTCTAAAGTCAGCAAATTCGTCGCCGCATAGCCGATTTGCCCCTTAACCAAGACTTCGACCATTACGCCTTGAGTTAGCGAGGAGCCATTCGTTTCGGGGATACCATCACGAACCGAGCGAGTGGTAGAGGCTTCCTTCATCGCTCGCAGTCCAACCCAGTCGGCGGGAATGTCGATCGCATTCAGGAAGTGAGAAAGTTCAGAAATCATGGAGCGATGTGGATGAATTCAGGACAAGCGCGAGACTCCAGCGGAAAACTTGCCATCGGAGATTAGTCATTATACGCACATTCTTTTAGTTTAGCGATGCCAAATCGTTTCGTTGCCGGGTTTGTCAATTAGAGTAATTCCTTGCGCCTGAAGTTCGTTCCGAATGCGATCGGCTTCCGCAAAATTCTTGGCTTTTTTCGCGTCTTTTCGCTGCTGAATCATCGTTTCGATTTGATCATCCGAAAATCCCCCAACGACTTGCTCTTCTAGTTCTGCCTCTAATCCCAAAATTTTCGCAAGTTCTATCAATGTCTTCCACTGAGGAAGTAATACTTCAGATGCGGACTCTATTTTGCCTTCGTGTACGAAAATATTTCCTTGCCGCTGTAGCTCTTTAGCAACGGGGAATAATGCCGCTAATGCACCGGAGGTATTGAAGTCATCATCCATTGCGGTTTGGAATTCTTCAAGGATCGATTTAACGGGTTCAAAGGCTTGATCCGGTGTTGCATCCAGCTTGTACCCGAACAGCAAACCATCTTTTAGCGTATTCCATCCATTTTCCGCAGCCGCGATCGCATCTTTGGTAAAGTCGATCGGCTTTCGGTAACTCGCTTGCAGCACAAAGAATCGAACCACCATCGGATCAACGCCTTTTTTGTCCAGCAAGTCTCGAATCGTGGTGAAGTTGCCGAGCGATTTCGACATTTTTTCACCATCAACATTCACCATGCCGTTGTGCATCCAATAATTCGCCAGCGATCGACCCGTGACAGGTTCCGATTGAGCAATCTCATTCTCGTGATGCGGAAAGACCAAATCCGCGCCACCGACATGAATATCGATCGACTCTCCCAAAAATTCCCGCACCATTGCCGAGCATTCAATATGCCATCCTGGGCGACCTTTTCCCCAAGGCGACTCCCACGCAGGTTCACCCGGTTTCGCCCCTTTCCACAAGGCAAAATCGAACGGGTAACGCTTTTTCGGTTCCGTCTCATCCACGCGCCCCGAAGCGCCCGCCTGCATATCGTCTAATTTGCGCCCCGAAAGCTTCCCATACCCCTGATCTCTCTGAACCGCATAATAAACATCGCCATCCGCCGCGTATGCAAATTCTTTCTCTTCTAATTCGCGAATCAGGCGTTTAATTCCGTCCAAAGTCTCAGTCGCTCGTGGATAAGCATCAGCATCGAGAATATTCAAGCGCCGCATATCCTCGAAATAGCGCTGGATATTCAATTCTGCGACTTCCTGCATCGATGATCCTTCTTCTCGTGCCCGATTGAGGATTTTGTCATCGATATCTGTAAAGTTCTGCACATACCGCACTCGATACCCACGCCAGGTCAAATACCGCCGTACCGTATCCCAAACGATATACGATCGAGCATGTCCCAAATGGCAGAAGTCGTACACCGTGACACCGCAGCAATACATCTTCACATGACCGGATTCGATCGGCTCAAACGGTTCTTTACGGCGGGTTAAGGTGTTGTAAACGACTAAAGCCATGAAATTCTTGAAGTGAATAATGAGCGATATCCCATCCTAATCGATTCTAATCAGCAATAATGGGGGAAAAGATATTTGATGCGATCGTGCTATGCAATCAGTCAGCACTCAGTCTGAATCTCCGATGGATACGCCCAAAACTGGGCTTCCGGTTACGATTATCACGGGTTTCTTAGGCAGCGGTAAAACCACGTTGCTGAACCACATTCTGACGAATCAACAAGGCTTGAAAACGGCAGTTCTGGTGAATGAGTTCGGTGAAATTGGGATCGATAATGAACTGATTATCCAGACCGACGAAGATAAAAACATGGTCGAACTCAGCAACGGTTGTATCTGTTGCACGATCAATAATGATCTTGTCGATGCGGTCTATAAAGTTCTAGAGCGTCAGGACAAAATCGATTATCTAGTCGTTGAAACAACTGGACTCGCTGATCCGCTTCCGGTTGCGCTGACCTTCTTAGGAACCGAATTACGCGATCTGACTCGACTTGATTCGATCGTAACTGTCGTCGATTCCGAAAACTTCAGTCTAGATTTGTTCAACAGTGAAGCCGCTTATAGCCAAATTGCTTACGGCGACATCATTTTGCTGAACAAAACCGATTTAGTCGATGAAGCGAATGTCGATGCGCTCGAAGTTCGGATTCGCGATATCAAAGAAGGTGCAAGAGTCCTCCGCACTGTCAAAGGTCAAGTTCCCCTAGCAGCGTTACTCAGTGTTGGATTGTTCGAGTCGGACAAGTACTTCGATCCCGATGCTGAATCCGATCATCACGATCATGATCACGCTCACGACCATCACGATCATTCCAACTGCGATCATGATCACGGTCATTGCGATCACGATCATGATCATCACCACCATCACTCGAATCACTTAGAGAACGATGGTTTTACGTCTATCTCATTCGAGAGCGACAAGCCATTTAGCATTCGGAAATTCCAGCATTTCCTAGACAATCAGATTCCAACGACTGTGTTCCGCGCCAAAGGCATTCTCTGGTTTGATGAAAGTCCGAAGCGTCACATTTTCCATCTCAGCGGCAAACGGTTCTCGCTCGATGACGATGAATGGAAAGGTACACCGAAAAATCAGTTAGTCCTGATCGGACAAGGCTTAGATCATGCGGAATTACGATCGCAAATCGAGGCTTGTCTATGCCCATCCTCACAAAATAAAGGAAAAGGTTTCGGTCGTTAAGGGCAATCTAGGACATAACAGACGAAGTCAGCTTTTTTACCCTTCGCTTGTTATTCTTCCATGTCTTCTAAACAGGTTTTAATTTGCCAGTATCAAAGCTGCCTTGCTCAAGGTTCAGCCGAGGTGCTGGCAGCTTTTTTAGAGCGTTCTGTTTCGGATGTCTCGATCGTGCCTGCTGAATGCCAAGGACAATGTAATCTCGGTACGACGGTGCGAGTTTTGCCTGGTGAAATCTGGTATTGTCGAGTCAAACCGACTGATGTGGACGCGATCGCACAGTCTCATTTAGAAAACGATCAGCCTGTCGATCGATTACTTCATCCCCGGATTCACCCCAGTTATTCGACTCCGTAAGTTATGCGCGTTGTCCTCCAGCGAGTTCTGTCTTCTCAAGTCGTTGTTGATCGAGAAGTGATTGGAAAAATCGATCGAGGCTTAAATCTCTTAGTCGGAATTGCCGAAACCGATACCGAAGCAGAACTCGACTGGATGGCAAAAAAATGCTTAGAGTTACGAGTCTTTTCAACTGATGGACGGTTTGATCAATCCATTCAAGATATCCATGGCGAAATTCTCGTCGTCAGTCAATTCACGCTGTACGGCGATTGTCGCAAAGGACGAAGACCTTCATTCGATCGAGCCGCTTCCCCCGATCGAGCCGAACAGCTTTACAACCAATTCGTTGAGAAACTTCGTGAGAGTGGACTGAAGATCGAAACCGGAAAATTTGGCTCAATGATGCAGGTGTCGATCGAGAATGATGGTCCGGTCACACTCATTCTGGAGCGCCCTTAATTGAGCTATATTTTAACGAATCTAGTGCGTTGAAATGATGTATGGCTACTCTTCAAATTGAAAACTTGCCAGACGAACCAGAAATATCTCAGGAAGGACAGAAAAAGCCGGTATCAGAAATTTTGCAGGAGATTCGTAATCGTCGCAGAGTTAATCCAGTTGACTTTAAGCTGCCTGACAGCACCGTTTTGATTCGAGAAGATCGTAGTAGATGACGATCGCAGATGTTAATCGTCTTCGCTGATAATTGATTGCCATGCTAACGCTCGTAACATTAGTTCTTCGATAAGCGCTGACTTCGCGGCTGAATATTCTAAAAGTGACAATGCTCCTGAGCAAACAGCTTCTATCTTTGCTGCTTCATAACGTTTTGCCTCTTCTGGATGCGATCGCAGATAGTCTCGAAGAGCAAGATTCGATCTCCAATGCGTTCCATTATGTTCGACAATGTGTGCATTAAACGATTGAAGTTTACGATATCGAAAGTATAGACGGTCTAGCACTCCCGCTTCTCCCAGTGCTTCATAATCCAGCTTGATCATCTGCTCCAGTAGAGACTGCGAAGGTGGAAATGATACTACCCCAATCATGATATCGATTATTGGCTTGGCACAAATTTCAGAAATCGCAGTACTGCCAATATGTTGAATTGTGCTTGAGTCAATCTGAAGCGCAACCTGAATTCGTTTCTGTTCTTGAATGAAATCCTGTTCCCATTCAAGACGATGTTGCTCTAAATGAATTGGTTCATCAATCATTTTATTTTTGAATTAGAGCGCGATCGCTCATCCAGAACGATCGCTCTTTCTCCTAAACCTCAACCAATTGACTCGCAGAAACCACGGTCTGACGCGCTCATTCATCTGCCGCCAAGATCTCTTCTAACGTTGGCGTAGAACGATTTTGAGGGTGTATCGATCCGCAAGTTCAGCTATAATTCAGGCACTCAAACACACTGAAACGGTGTATGGCTACTCTTCAAATTGAAAACTTACCAGACGACCTATATTATCGTATTGAAAGCGTTGCGATCGCACATGATTTCACGCTTGATCAGGCAGTAATTTATGTATTGAGGCAGGCATTTCAATCTGACAATTCAGGAATGCTTCAAGAACAGCAGGAAAAGTCAATGTCAGAAATTCTACAAAACATACGCAATCGTCCCAGAATTAATCCGGTTGACTATGGACTACCGGACAGCACTGATTTGATCCGAGAGGATCGCGATCGATGACTGCTCCATTTCGATGTGTATTAGATACAAGCGTCTGCATCAAACAGTTTATTGCTGATCCATTAACCCCAAAAGTCAATCAGCTTTTCGATCGTCTGAGCGATCCATCTACTGATTTTTTTGTCCCTGATTTGTTCTACGTTGAGTGCGCGAATGCTCTATGGAAATACGTTCGTGCTAACTTGTACCCGGCTGAGCAGGTTAAATCAGATTTAGCCGATTTAAAGGTGTTACGATTTCAAACGACTTCAACGAAAGAGTTGACAACGGAAGCAATTTCAATTGCTTTAGATTATGGCATTACTGCCTACGATGCTTGCTATGCTGCACTATCACAGCAAGTTAGCGCTCCACTGTTAACCCTTGATCGACGATTGGTAAATGCCCTGTCAACCAGCAAGATAGATGTGCAACTGTTCACAAATTTTGTGTTGTAAAGCGCGATCGCTCAACCCGAACGATCGCGCTTTCTCCTAAACTTCCACCAATTGACTCGCAGAAACAACCGTCTGACGCGCCCACTCATCCGCCGCCAAGATCTCTTCTAAAGTTGGCGTTGAACGATTTTGAGTCGTGTAGCGATCGCAAGTTTCTTCAATCAATCGCGGAATATCCAAGAACCGAATCTTTTCTTCTAAAAATAGCGCCACCGCTTGTTCATTCGCCGCATTCAGCACCGCAGGCATACAGCCGCCCGCTCGACCTGCCGCATACGCCAACTCCATACAAGGGTATTTCGCATGATCCGGCTCTCGGAAAGTCAGCGTTCCAAGCTTCACCAGATCCAACCGTTCCCAAGTTGTCGGAACGCGATCGGGATATGACAACGAATACAACAAGGGAAGCCGCATATCCGCCCATCCCAACTGTGCCAGCACCGATGTATCTTGCAGTTCGATCAGCGAGTGAATGATACTTTGCGGATGAATCACAATTTCAATATCGTCGTAGGCGACCCCAAATAAATAATGTGCTTCGATCACCTCTAAACCTTTGTTCATCAGCGTGGCGGAATCGATCGTAATTTTGCGCCCCATCGTCCAATTCGGATGTTTCAGCGCATCTGCCACCGTCACCGATGCCAATTTTTCTATAGGCAAATCTCGGAACGATCCACCACTAGCCGTCAAAATAATTTTCTTCAATCCACCCTCAGGAACCCCTTGCAAGCATTGGAATATTGCCGAATGTTCCGAATCAGCGGGAAGCATTTTTACACCGTGTTTTTGCATCAACGGCAGAACAACGGGCGCACCTGCAATAATCGTTTCTTTGTTTGCTAAAGCGATATTTTTCTTAGCTTCGATCGCGGCAATAGTCGGTAACAATCCCGCGCAACCGACAATGCCACTGACTACGGATTCGGCATCTCCGTAACGGGCAACTTCAACAATGCCCGCTTCACCGGAGAGAATGATCGGTTGCGGGTTGAGATCTGCGATCGCATCTTTCAATTCTGTCAATTTACTCTCATCACAAATCGCCACAATTTCCGGTCGAAATATGCGAATCTGCTGCGCGAATAACTCCACGTTGCGCCCCGCTGCCATACCGACAATGCGAAACTGATCCGGATGCTGAGACACGATATCGAGCGTTTGTGTCCCGATCGATCCAGTTGAACCAAGAAGGGTGATTGCTTTCACGGGTTATTTGATTGACACTTCACCCCATATCTTACGGGGAACAGGGGATCAACGGATCTTTGGGCGGCTCAGGTTTAGAATATCGGTAGTCAAACAACCACGCTGATCATGCAACTGGAAGACTATTTTGAGTTTGCGAGTTCTGACGAAATCCGATTCAAAGGGCATCGAATTGGGCTGGAAGATGTTCTGGAGTACTATTTAGCAGGGTATTCTCCGGAGCAAATTTTGGCAGAATTACCATCTTTGAATCTTGAAAAGGTTCATGCGGCGATTACTTATTATTTGCACGATCGAGAGGCAATAGAAAACTACTTGCTGCGTCTTGCAAACTGGCGTGAACAACGTTATCAAGAGTGGACAGATTCTGAACTTGCTCCAGTTGTACAACGATTAAGAGCATTAAAAGCTCAACGCAAAGCTAGTAGTTTGATCCGCTGATGAAAGTTCGATTTCTGCTTGATGAAAACTTGTCGCCAAAACTGAAAATTGCTGTGCTTCGTCTGAATGCACGAATTGATATTTTGCGAGTTGGCGATCCAGATGCTCCCCTTTCTGGAACTCAAGATCCTGACGTTTTACAATATCTAGAGCGTGTCATCAATTAGCAGGATTCGATAAAGTAGAGACGAAGACCCTGCAAAACGAGCCTGTAAACGCAATGGCAACTCGACGCTACGCGCTACGCGATGACCAATGGGAGCGGATCAAAGATCTACTGCCCGGACGAGAAGGAACGGTAGGCGTGACTGCGAAAGACAATCGCTTGTTCGTCGAAGCGGTGTTGTATCGGTATCGTGCTGGAATCCCGTGGCGCGACCTGCCAGAGCGATTTGGCGATTTTCGGGTAGTACATACCCGCTTTAGTCGCTGGTCAAAAACGGGCGTGTGGGAGCGCGTGTTTCAGCACCTCGCCGACGATGCCGACAACGAATACGCCATGATTGATGCAACAATTGTCCGCGCTCATCAGCATAGTGCGGGTGCAAAAGGGGGCAACCCGAAACCGAAGCGATTGGTCGCAGCAAAGGCGGATTGAGTACCAAGATTCATGCGACCGTCGATGCCTTGGGCAATCCCTTGCACTTTCATCTCACACCTGGACAAGCCTGTGACCTAGACGGAGCCGACAAACTCTTGCCGCAGATAGCCGCAGATATTGTACTTGCTGACAGAGCCTATGATGCGGATGAGCGAGTGATTGAGGTGCTGACAGTGCAAGGAAAGACGGCGGTGATTCCACCCAAACGCAATCGCAAGCAGCAACGCAACTATGACAAGGAGTTGTACAAAGCGCGGCATCTGATTGAGAACTTTTTTGCCAAGCTGAAGCAGTATCGAGCGATTGCAACTCGCTATGACAAACGAGCGGTCAACTTTTTAGGAGCAATCTATCTTGCAGCTTCGGTCATCTGGCTCAATTGATGACACGCTCTAGAACTATCCCAAAGAGTTTTAGTGACTGACAATCGGAAAAGTATGCCCGGACACTTAGAGGAGCATTGGCAAGAAGGGAGACAAATTTGGGGATTGTTTTAGCTGCGTCCGAACGGAACCATTCGGGAATGGGCAGAAGAACTGGTGCTGATTTGGGAAACGACTGAGGCAGAGGAGTGGATTAATCAACTGATCTGGATTCCACTTTAATGACTCAGTAAAATGCCCGTCTGAAACTGATTCCAAACGGGCAAGTTCAATTAAGGATTGAGAATTTTCGAGACGCTTAAGACATCTTTATCGCCTCGTCCAGAGCAATTGATTACGATACGAGGACTGCCGGAAAGTTGGGGGCAAAGGGCATCGAGATAAGCGATCGCATGAGCCGTTTCCAATGCTGGAATGATTCCTTCTAGCTGAGAGAGCTTTTGGAATGCTGCTAATGCCTGCTCATCCGTTACCGCGTAGTATTCCCCTCGTCCTGCTTCCATCAAATAGCTATGTTCAGGACCAACCCCCGGATAGTCCAAACCTGCGCTAACTGAATGCGGCTCGATGACCTGTCCATCTTCATCTTGCAATAGATAACTCATCGCTCCGTGAAGCACTCCAACCCGTCCTTTGGTCAAAGTTGCCGCATGTTTATCCGTTTCTACACCATGTCCAGCCGCTTCGACTCCGATCATCCGAACGCTCGACTCTTCTACAAACTCATGGAAGAGTCCCATCGCATTCGAGCCACCACCGACACAAGCCAGCAGAATATCCGGCAATCCGCCCCATTTTTCCTGACATTGAGCGCGAGTTTCTTGACCGATAATCGCATGAAAATCGCGAACGATCATTGGATACGGATGAGGACCTGCAACCGATCCAAGGATGTAATGAGTCGTTTCAACGTTCGTCACCCAATCGCGGATCGCCTCTGAAGTGGCATCTTTGAGTGTTCCAGTTCCAGCCGCAACCGGGCAAACTTCCGCACCCATTAAGCGCATTCTAAAGACGTTGAGGGCTTGACGTTCCATATCGTGAACGCCCATGTAAACAACGCACTGTAAGCCAAATCGAGCGCAAGCCGTAGCGGTGGCGACTCCATGCTGACCCGCTCCAGTTTCAGCGATCACGCGCTGTTTGCCCATGCGTTTGGCGAGAAGGGCTTGTGCGATCGCATTATTAATCTTATGCGCTCCCGTATGATTCAAATCTTCGCGCTTGAGATAAATTTGCGCTCCTGAACCATCGGGTCTAGCATAGTGTTCGGTCAGTCTCTCAGCAAAATAAAGCGGACTAGGACGACCGACGTAATCTTTGAGAAGCCCTTGCAGTTCTGCTTGAAAGGCTGGATCTTGACTGTACTGTTTGTAGGCGGCTTCGAGTTCTGCCAGAGCAGGCATCAGAGTTTCGGGCACATATTTACCGCCGAATTTGCCAAATCTGCCGAGCGCATCTGGACGGTTTTCAATCGAAACAGAACGATTGGGGGGAAGCGGAGTAATAGTCACGATCGCACTTTCAATATTTCAGAACATCTTTTATCTTAAGGCATCCACTCTAATCCAATTCCAATTCGACTCTCTTTTTGAATTGGAGAATTCTGTCTCTGAAATTCTGTTGAAAGCCTCAAGTTATGAGTCAACGCATACCCGATCGATAAAGTGGTCAGTCCAGTTTCATCGGCACTAAAGGGAGCAACCCAGCTTTGAGTCAAGCTAATATCTGCGCCACCTCCACGGGAGAGAACAAACAAAGCTCTGATACCAATATTTGCACCGTCGATCGATTGTCCTTGAGCTTCTAAATGCCGATATCCGATCACAGGAGCAATATTGATATAGCTTCCCAGGGGACGAACGTAATAGCGCAAATCCGCGCCCCAATTGGAATATTGATAATTTGCGCTGGCAGTGAAATTTGTTCGATCGAGTCTCAAATCTTCGATTCCAAGCTGCAATTCTGAAGCGGAGTAACCGACTCGAATTCTTGGGCGAAAACTCGGATCGGTTCTGATCTCTTCGGTTACATTTGGGATCTGTTTTTGCCAGCGTTGTAGAACTGGACTGTTTTGGATCACTTTTGGATCAAGATCGAGTTCTGCCGCAAACGCAGGCGATGTAAGCAGCAAAACCCCAAAAATTAACGCTCTCATCTCATTCGCTCATGTCTAGCCTGCATATAGAAGATAGAACGTTCTGGTATGTTTCCTAACCTGCCTTCTCAAAAATCAAAATGTGCTGCTGCGGTAGACCGTTCCGAGTTTCAACGTACTTAAGTCCTGCTGCGGTCATTTCTTGCCGAACTTGCTTCTGAGTCATTTTGTGCAGCGGTTTGATGAAGACAAAAGGATTCTCGCCTCGATATTCGAGCAGGACAACGCGCCCGTGAGGTTTTAGCGATCGACGAATTCCCGCGATCATTTCCTTAGGATATTCAAACTCGTGATAAGCATCGACCATCAATGCCAAATCGATGCTATTTTCTGGCAGATTTGGATCAGTTTCACGACTCAAAACTGGCTCAACATTCGAGATCTTTTTCTCCTCTTTGAGAGAGTTCAGAATCTCGATCATTTCAGGCTGAACATCGACTGCGTACACTTTGGAAACTTGTGGCGCAATTCTAAAGCTGAAATATCCAGTCCCCGCACCAATATCAGC
Coding sequences within it:
- a CDS encoding tryptophan synthase beta chain (similar to AA sequence:cyanobase_aa:LBDG_42970); this encodes MTITPLPPNRSVSIENRPDALGRFGKFGGKYVPETLMPALAELEAAYKQYSQDPAFQAELQGLLKDYVGRPSPLYFAERLTEHYARPDGSGAQIYLKREDLNHTGAHKINNAIAQALLAKRMGKQRVIAETGAGQHGVATATACARFGLQCVVYMGVHDMERQALNVFRMRLMGAEVCPVAAGTGTLKDATSEAIRDWVTNVETTHYILGSVAGPHPYPMIVRDFHAIIGQETRAQCQEKWGGLPDILLACVGGGSNAMGLFHEFVEESSVRMIGVEAAGHGVETDKHAATLTKGRVGVLHGAMSYLLQDEDGQVIEPHSVSAGLDYPGVGPEHSYLMEAGRGEYYAVTDEQALAAFQKLSQLEGIIPALETAHAIAYLDALCPQLSGSPRIVINCSGRGDKDVLSVSKILNP
- a CDS encoding hypothetical protein (hypothetical protein MC7420_3930;~similar to AA sequence:cyanobase_aa:LBDG_42960) produces the protein MRALIFGVLLLTSPAFAAELDLDPKVIQNSPVLQRWQKQIPNVTEEIRTDPSFRPRIRVGYSASELQLGIEDLRLDRTNFTASANYQYSNWGADLRYYVRPLGSYINIAPVIGYRHLEAQGQSIDGANIGIRALFVLSRGGGADISLTQSWVAPFSADETGLTTLSIGYALTHNLRLSTEFQRQNSPIQKESRIGIGLEWMP
- a CDS encoding hypothetical protein (similar to AA sequence:cyanobase_aa:LBDG_24230); protein product: MFWKRIGAILAIWLCLSLPVLADDYQFQTNHDPDGIGKIYMGREIAEVMGHQGAGWLERSSRISEEQPEKAIAALQLKSDSVVADIGAGTGYFSFRIAPQVSKVYAVDVQPEMIEILNSLKEEKKISNVEPVLSRETDPNLPENSIDLALMVDAYHEFEYPKEMIAGIRRSLKPHGRVVLLEYRGENPFVFIKPLHKMTQKQVRQEMTAAGLKYVETRNGLPQQHILIFEKAG